A genomic segment from Brevundimonas sp. SORGH_AS_0993 encodes:
- a CDS encoding AsmA family protein, translating to MFSDWYDRRIAPPARRAVAAAGVRLRMARAFLQDRARMRAAARRMAPPARSVGGVLLVLVVAVVLFAALFDWNLLRGPIGRWASAKYDRQIALTGDLDVRLLSWTPSVVVRGLKVGGPDWARDRDTADVDEVRASVRLAPLLVGRVEMPLLSISRPRVVMITDRQGRQSWRLNADRPDDGRGAKLPPIQRLIIRDGVLTFEEQRRGLTLNAAVDAQETAGGQAGFVLDGRGAVRGSPLTVRIEGGPFVDIRRDRPYAFQAEVQGAGSALTARGRITRPFDLGRFDAAMTLEGRDLSDLYLLTGVTLPNTPPYRLSGALNRDGRVWTFKNFDGRVGASDLSGQVRVEGGGRLRVDAELASRRLDIDDLAAVLGARVRTDPAGRNTETPVVAGGKLLPDAKLQTDRLRAMDGSLTYRAAAVKANELDVRKVDLGAVLKDGVLKLDPISFDFDRGSLNGTARIDARQATPRNTVDLRLAGYPLESVVPARNGSVPISGLALGRARLEGPGASIHEFAASSNGSMSLIVPNGRMRAAFAELLGVNASAGLLKLLSGDQSVSAIRCAVADFDVRGGKAQARTFVIDTDVVLAQGKGSIDLGAESLNLRIEGESKKPRLLRLWAPITVSGPLTAPRIGVDAGAVASQGGLAGLLGTVVAPVTALFAFVDPGLAEDADCGRLMAGAR from the coding sequence GTGTTCAGCGACTGGTACGACAGACGGATCGCCCCGCCCGCGCGCCGCGCCGTCGCGGCGGCGGGGGTCCGTCTGCGCATGGCCCGAGCCTTTCTCCAGGACCGCGCGCGGATGCGGGCGGCGGCGCGGCGCATGGCCCCCCCGGCCCGGAGCGTGGGCGGCGTGCTGCTGGTCCTGGTGGTCGCGGTGGTCCTGTTCGCCGCCCTGTTCGACTGGAATCTGCTGCGCGGGCCGATCGGGCGCTGGGCCTCGGCCAAATACGACCGGCAGATCGCCCTGACCGGCGACCTGGACGTGAGGCTGCTGAGCTGGACCCCCTCGGTGGTGGTGCGGGGGCTGAAGGTCGGCGGACCCGACTGGGCCAGGGACCGCGACACGGCCGATGTGGACGAGGTGCGGGCCTCGGTCCGGCTGGCGCCCCTGCTGGTCGGACGGGTGGAGATGCCGCTGCTCAGCATCAGCCGGCCGCGCGTGGTGATGATCACCGACCGTCAGGGCCGCCAGAGCTGGCGGCTGAACGCCGACCGACCGGACGATGGGCGGGGCGCCAAGCTGCCGCCCATCCAGCGGTTGATCATCCGGGACGGCGTCCTGACCTTCGAGGAGCAGCGGCGGGGCCTGACCCTGAACGCCGCCGTCGACGCCCAGGAGACGGCGGGCGGCCAGGCGGGCTTCGTCCTGGACGGGCGCGGCGCCGTGCGCGGATCGCCCCTGACGGTGCGGATCGAGGGCGGCCCCTTCGTCGACATCCGCCGCGACCGGCCCTACGCCTTCCAGGCCGAGGTGCAGGGCGCGGGGTCGGCCCTGACGGCGCGGGGGCGGATCACTCGGCCGTTCGATCTGGGCCGGTTCGACGCGGCCATGACGCTGGAGGGACGGGACCTGTCGGACCTCTATCTGCTGACCGGCGTGACCCTGCCCAATACGCCGCCCTATCGGCTGTCGGGCGCCCTTAACCGCGACGGGCGGGTCTGGACCTTCAAGAACTTCGACGGGCGGGTCGGGGCCTCGGACCTGTCGGGCCAGGTGCGGGTCGAGGGCGGCGGGCGGCTGAGGGTGGACGCCGAACTGGCGTCGCGGCGGCTGGACATCGACGATCTGGCGGCCGTTCTGGGCGCGCGGGTGCGCACCGATCCGGCGGGCCGGAACACGGAGACGCCGGTGGTGGCGGGCGGCAAGCTGCTGCCGGACGCCAAGCTGCAGACGGATCGTCTGCGCGCCATGGACGGCAGCCTGACCTATCGCGCGGCGGCGGTGAAGGCCAATGAACTGGACGTCCGCAAGGTCGATCTGGGCGCGGTGCTGAAGGACGGCGTCCTGAAGCTGGACCCCATCAGCTTCGACTTCGATCGCGGTTCCCTGAACGGCACGGCGCGGATCGACGCGCGGCAAGCCACGCCGCGCAACACCGTCGATCTGCGTCTGGCCGGCTATCCGCTGGAGTCGGTCGTGCCGGCGCGGAACGGTTCGGTCCCCATCAGCGGCCTGGCCCTGGGCCGGGCGCGGCTGGAGGGGCCTGGGGCGTCCATCCACGAGTTCGCGGCCTCGTCCAACGGGTCGATGAGCCTGATCGTGCCCAACGGCCGGATGCGCGCCGCCTTCGCCGAACTGCTGGGCGTCAACGCCAGCGCGGGCCTGCTGAAACTGCTCAGCGGAGATCAGTCGGTCAGCGCCATCCGCTGCGCCGTCGCCGACTTCGACGTGCGCGGCGGCAAGGCCCAGGCGCGCACCTTCGTCATCGACACCGACGTGGTCCTGGCCCAGGGCAAGGGAAGCATCGACCTGGGCGCCGAGAGCCTGAACCTGCGGATCGAGGGCGAATCCAAGAAGCCGCGCCTGCTGCGACTGTGGGCGCCGATCACCGTGTCCGGCCCCCTGACCGCGCCCCGGATCGGGGTGGACGCCGGCGCGGTGGCGTCACAGGGCGGGCTGGCGGGCCTGTTGGGAACGGTGGTGGCGCCGGTCACGGCCCTGTTCGCCTTCGTCGATCCCGGCCTGGCGGAAGACGCCGACTGCGGTCGGCTGATGGCGGGGGCGCGCTAG
- a CDS encoding alpha/beta hydrolase: MTRRGLFAPALGLLAAACSPLGLLNAVGPRDRGVRRVARDLAYGEDPRQRLDVYAPKGAGPYATLVFFYGGGWDSGSRDLYGWAAQALAAQGFVVVLPDYRLVPSVVFPAFVEDAAAATAKAADLAGAYGGDPARLGVLGHSAGAHLAMMIALDRRYMAAVERPDLIKAAAGLAGPYDFLPFDVAASRNAFGRAPDPTLTQPVTFVRPDAPPLWLGHGTADTVVHDEDTVILDERMRAVGGRSEAKLYPGLDHADLIATFSPLFRRKATVLADVTGFFHRQLG; this comes from the coding sequence ATGACCCGACGCGGCCTGTTCGCCCCGGCGCTGGGCCTTTTGGCCGCCGCCTGCTCGCCGCTCGGCCTGCTCAACGCGGTGGGACCACGCGATCGCGGCGTGCGGCGCGTGGCCCGCGACCTGGCCTATGGCGAGGATCCGCGCCAGCGGCTGGACGTCTATGCGCCAAAGGGGGCGGGGCCTTATGCGACCCTGGTGTTCTTCTATGGCGGGGGCTGGGATTCGGGATCGCGCGACCTGTACGGCTGGGCGGCCCAGGCCCTGGCGGCGCAAGGGTTCGTGGTCGTCCTGCCCGACTATCGGCTGGTTCCGTCAGTCGTGTTTCCGGCCTTCGTCGAAGATGCGGCGGCCGCCACGGCCAAGGCGGCGGACCTGGCGGGCGCCTATGGCGGCGACCCCGCCCGGCTGGGCGTGTTGGGCCATTCGGCGGGCGCGCACCTGGCGATGATGATCGCGCTGGACCGGCGCTACATGGCCGCCGTCGAGCGGCCCGATCTGATCAAGGCGGCGGCGGGACTGGCGGGGCCCTACGACTTCCTGCCTTTCGACGTGGCGGCGTCCCGAAACGCCTTCGGCCGCGCGCCCGACCCGACCCTGACCCAGCCCGTGACCTTCGTGCGGCCCGACGCCCCGCCGCTGTGGCTGGGGCACGGCACGGCCGACACGGTGGTCCACGACGAGGACACGGTCATTCTGGACGAAAGGATGCGCGCCGTGGGCGGACGCTCTGAGGCCAAGCTCTATCCCGGCCTGGACCATGCCGACCTGATCGCGACCTTTTCGCCCCTGTTCCGCAGGAAGGCGACGGTGCTGGCCGATGTGACGGGATTCTTCCACCGGCAGCTGGGCTGA